From the Malus domestica chromosome 17, GDT2T_hap1 genome, one window contains:
- the LOC103417088 gene encoding pentatricopeptide repeat-containing protein At3g02490, mitochondrial-like, translating into MRQQWRLLLLRPHRRPPPHEFIKPSYSQVNSQPNLHSRSFFTSFHTDTLDPKLSPSLPIFNSRFAKSINPRNPLSRSLSSQPALELKDSDHGVIADIFASPRGSDQIRKALESNSVVISHELVLKVLKSLESSPDVARRFFDWVLSCEGERLSSKSYNSMLSVLGVNGFVNEFWDLVDVMKKKGYGVSKWVQDKALEKFEKDGLDGDAEKLRALFASGSTDDSLDKICSRVCKIVRNEVWSDDIERQIRNLSVAYSSDMVKMALENLSTEPAKALIFFRWMEESGLLKHDQQTYNAMAKVLGREDCIDRFWKVVDEMRSNGYELEQETYVKVLGRFCKRKMMKDAVDLYEFAMAGSNKPSVHCCTFLLRKIAGGKQLDMGLFSRVVRIFADNGNVLTDSMLNAVLKSLNGVGRYGECNKVFKAMEEGGLVASGGLQSRIAFRLSSAGKKGATSEFISNMEASGHSSDYKIWSSLIEGHCVAGALDKASDCFQKMLEKEGAASAGYAFDLLVNAYCRKNRAIDAYKLLNDSVNERQLEPWHTTYKLLISKLMVQGGFKDALNILGIMKYHGFPPFIDPFVEYVSKSGTGDDALAFLKAMTSKRFPSTTVFLNVFEAYFKAGRLSEAQNFLSKCPGYIRNHADVLDLFYSAKSGERGAPSAVAA; encoded by the coding sequence ATGAGACAGCAATGGCGTTTGCTTCTCCTCCGACCTCACCGCCGCCCTCCGCCGCACGAATTCATAAAGCCGTCGTACTCTCAGGTAAACTCCCAACCCAATCTCCATTCACGTAGCTTTTTCACTTCGTTCCACACTGATACTCTCGACCCGAAGCTTTCACCTTCGCTGCCCATTTTCAATTCCCGATTCGCAAAATCGATAAACCCTAGAAACCCCTTGTCCCGCAGCCTCTCATCTCAGCCGGCACTCGAGCTCAAGGACTCCGATCATGGAGTTATAGCTGATATTTTCGCTAGTCCTAGGGGTTCGGATCAGATTAGGAAAGCATTGGAGTCGAACAGTGTTGTGATTAGCCATGAGTTGGTGTTGAAGGTTTTGAAGAGCCTCGAGTCGAGCCCCGACGTGGCTAGGAGGTTTTTCGATTGGGTATTGTCGTGTGAAGGTGAGAGATTGAGCTCCAAGTCGTATAATTCGATGCTGAGTGTTTTGGGGGTTAATGGGTTTGTGAATGAGTTTTGGGATTTGGTTGATGTTATGAAGAAGAAAGGGTATggtgtgtcgaaatgggtgcaGGATAAAGCCTTGGAAAAGTTTGAGAAGGATGGGTTGGACGGTGATGCTGAGAAATTGAGAGCGTTGTTTGCATCGGGGTCTACTGACGATTCCCTGGATAAGATTTGTTCGAGAGTGTGTAAGATTGTTAGAAATGAGGTGTGGAGTGATGATATAGAGAGGCAAATACGGAATTTGAGTGTGGCGTATTCTAGCGATATGGTTAAAATGGCGTTGGAAAATCTTAGTACAGAGCCGGCAAAAGCACTGATTTTTTTTCGGTGGATGGAGGAGAGTGGTTTGTTGAAACATGATCAACAGACTTATAATGCTATGGCAAAGGTATTGGGAAGGGAAGATTGCATAGATAGGTTTTGGAAAGTTGTTGATGAAATGAGGAGCAATGGGTATGAACTGGAGCAGGAGACATATGTTAAAGTTTTAGGTCGATTTTGTAAGAGGAAAATGATGAAGGATGCTGTGGACTTGTATGAGTTTGCAATGGCTGGTTCAAATAAACCTTCGGTTCATTGTTGTACCTTTCTGTTGAGGAAAATAGCGGGTGGTAAGCAGCTGGATATGGGTCTATTTTCTAGAGTTGTGAGAATTTTTGCAGATAACGGGAATGTGTTGACAGATTCAATGCTGAATGCAGTCCTTAAGTCTCTGAATGGTGTTGGTAGATATGGAGAGTGCAATAAGGTTTTCAAAGCAATGGAGGAAGGTGGGCTTGTAGCTAGTGGTGGTTTGCAGAGTAGGATTGCATTTCGGCTTAGTAGTGCTGGCAAAAAGGGGGCAACAAGTGAATTTATTAGTAATATGGAAGCTTCTGGGCATAGTTCGGATTACAAGATATGGTCATCCTTAATTGAGGGTCACTGTGTAGCTGGTGCTCTCGACAAGGCTTCTGATTGTTTCCAAAAGATGCTTGAGAAAGAGGGGGCTGCCTCTGCTGGTTATGCTTTTGATTTATTGGTAAATGCGTATTGCAGAAAGAACAGGGCAATAGATGCATACAAGTTACTCAACGATTCGGTCAATGAAAGGCAGCTCGAGCCATGGCATACCACATACAAATTGTTGATCAGTAAGTTAATGGTTCAGGGTGGATTTAAAGATGCTCTGAATATTCTGGGTATTATGAAATACCACGGatttcctccttttatagatcCATTTGTTGAGTATGTATCAAAGTCTGGAACAGGTGATGATGCTTTAGCTTTTCTGAAGGCGATGACCTCAAAGCGATTTCCATCGACCACTGTCTTTCTCAATGTATTTGAAGCCTATTTCAAGGCTGGACGGCTCAGTGAAGCACAAAATTTCCTTTCCAAATGCCCAGGCTACATCCGCAACCATGCTGATGTTTTAGATCTATTCTATTCTGCTAAATCTGGAGAACGTGGTGCACCCTCCGCGGTGGCTGCTTAG